A stretch of the Candidatus Bathyarchaeia archaeon genome encodes the following:
- a CDS encoding nickel-dependent hydrogenase large subunit has product MCEAFMATTDLIIGPQHPALHEPERFILKLDGEYVVDVVPRIGYVHRGIEKAAELRSYIQDIYLIERICGICNVAHSLVYVQTVEALQGFEIPPRAAYLRAVVHELNRIHSHLLLLGVVGELMGFDTLFMYLWRDRELVMDVVESITGNRLISAFNVLGGVARDVSPSQIGEAKRAMEYLRERMKFYKKVFAEDPTVEKRSKGVGILRPSSALDLCAVGPVIRGSGIKADVRADDPYAAYEEIPFNVITYDTNDSWARFMVRVDEVFESIGIIEYALDHLPDGPIRARFPRRVREGEAVGRIEAPRGELINHIISKGGDKPYRFKCRTPTLANILAACEMIRGGYIADVPVSLSSIDPCFSCEDRLAIIDISKGERYSTRLRDLMAKHGTSG; this is encoded by the coding sequence GTGTGTGAAGCGTTCATGGCAACAACGGATTTGATAATCGGGCCGCAACACCCGGCCCTCCATGAGCCCGAGAGGTTTATCCTAAAGCTGGACGGGGAGTACGTCGTTGACGTGGTGCCACGGATCGGCTATGTCCATAGGGGCATCGAGAAGGCCGCCGAGCTTCGATCCTATATCCAAGACATATATTTGATCGAGAGGATCTGCGGCATCTGCAACGTAGCCCATTCCCTAGTTTACGTCCAAACGGTTGAAGCGCTTCAAGGCTTCGAGATCCCCCCTAGGGCCGCGTACCTGCGGGCCGTGGTCCACGAGCTGAACAGGATCCACAGCCACCTCCTCCTATTGGGCGTCGTCGGGGAGCTCATGGGCTTCGATACGCTCTTCATGTATCTTTGGAGGGATAGGGAGCTCGTGATGGATGTCGTGGAATCCATCACTGGGAACAGGCTCATAAGCGCCTTCAACGTATTGGGCGGAGTGGCTAGGGATGTTAGCCCAAGCCAGATTGGCGAAGCGAAGAGGGCGATGGAGTACTTGAGGGAGAGGATGAAGTTCTACAAGAAGGTATTCGCTGAGGATCCAACCGTGGAGAAAAGGTCGAAGGGCGTTGGGATCCTGAGGCCCTCCTCGGCCTTGGACCTATGCGCCGTGGGCCCCGTGATAAGGGGATCGGGGATCAAGGCGGACGTTAGGGCGGATGACCCTTATGCGGCTTATGAGGAGATACCGTTCAATGTCATAACCTACGATACGAACGATTCTTGGGCCCGCTTCATGGTAAGGGTCGACGAAGTATTCGAGTCGATCGGCATAATAGAATACGCATTGGATCACCTACCGGATGGTCCCATCAGGGCGAGGTTCCCGCGCAGGGTCCGCGAAGGGGAGGCCGTTGGGAGGATCGAGGCGCCGAGGGGGGAGCTGATCAACCATATAATAAGCAAGGGCGGGGACAAGCCCTATAGGTTCAAGTGCCGAACGCCGACTTTGGCCAACATACTGGCCGCATGCGAGATGATAAGGGGGGGCTATATAGCCGATGTCCCCGTCTCCCTATCCAGCATAGACCCATGTTTCTCCTGCGAGGACAGGCTCGCCATAATAGACATTTCTAAGGGCGAGCGGTACTCCACGAGGCTAAGGGATTTAATGGCCAAGCACGGCACATCTGGGTGA
- a CDS encoding NADH-quinone oxidoreductase subunit C, with protein MKAGNETNFLEALKSELGDKVLKAHVLGPRRIVISVKPGDHKAAIGALKKFGGSHMSTITGTDMGGSIEIAYHIWCYRAGAEVTIKTEVPKASPEIETVSDIIPGSLLYEAEARDLLGIEFKGLPYEGKLILPEDWPEGVHPLRKDWKPDWLK; from the coding sequence ATGAAGGCCGGGAATGAGACTAATTTCTTGGAGGCGCTCAAATCGGAGCTAGGCGATAAGGTCCTCAAGGCCCACGTCTTGGGGCCGAGGAGGATCGTCATATCGGTCAAGCCGGGAGATCATAAGGCCGCCATAGGGGCCTTGAAGAAATTCGGCGGCTCTCATATGAGCACCATAACCGGGACCGATATGGGGGGGAGCATTGAAATCGCGTACCATATTTGGTGCTATCGAGCGGGGGCGGAAGTAACTATCAAAACGGAGGTTCCGAAAGCCTCCCCGGAGATCGAAACCGTTTCGGATATTATACCGGGCTCCCTGCTTTACGAGGCCGAGGCTAGGGATCTATTGGGGATAGAATTCAAGGGCCTTCCTTATGAGGGAAAGCTGATCCTCCCGGAGGATTGGCCGGAGGGCGTTCATCCGCTTCGGAAGGATTGGAAACCGGATTGGTTGAAATGA
- a CDS encoding NADH-quinone oxidoreductase subunit B family protein translates to MEKLATWCRLKSPWILHINAGGCNGCDIEILAALTPRYDVERFGILLKPSPRHADVMVIAGVMTRQIAERVKRIYEQMPEPKFVIAVGACALTGGVFQNCYGQAMRVDQVIPVDVYVPGCPPKPEAIIDGVVKLLGKLKGAPADEGRE, encoded by the coding sequence ATGGAGAAATTGGCTACGTGGTGTCGCCTGAAATCGCCTTGGATATTGCACATAAACGCGGGCGGTTGTAATGGGTGCGATATAGAGATCTTGGCCGCCCTGACCCCGAGATACGATGTGGAGCGGTTCGGGATCCTCCTCAAGCCCTCACCGAGGCATGCGGACGTGATGGTCATAGCCGGAGTTATGACGAGGCAAATAGCCGAGAGGGTCAAGCGCATATACGAGCAAATGCCCGAGCCGAAGTTCGTCATCGCCGTGGGCGCCTGCGCGCTCACGGGCGGGGTCTTCCAAAATTGCTATGGCCAAGCCATGAGGGTGGATCAGGTGATACCGGTGGACGTTTACGTCCCCGGCTGCCCTCCGAAGCCGGAGGCGATAATAGATGGGGTCGTCAAGCTCTTGGGAAAATTGAAGGGGGCGCCCGCCGATGAAGGCCGGGAATGA
- a CDS encoding exosortase/archaeosortase family protein, with protein sequence MGAREAVKPRAGPTRSAGPSSDPPAAIDLALYGVSALAIAIFLYYIPDYYFLEELTAKASAWAMGLIGMPSEFKVVGRGAFVNEVQIVRDCTGVQVIATFSGILIPIPKVAWWKKAVSIASVSLAIFVANVFRVVLELWLLYNGILPWELAHGPLGLLLGIVSVAFLVLLAHRLMPEFGEFLDLLIERVEGILIKGRTQRPG encoded by the coding sequence TTGGGGGCGAGGGAGGCAGTTAAGCCTAGAGCTGGCCCAACCCGATCGGCCGGGCCGAGTTCGGATCCGCCGGCCGCCATAGATCTCGCATTATATGGGGTCTCGGCGCTGGCGATAGCCATCTTCCTCTACTATATCCCGGATTATTATTTCTTGGAGGAGCTCACCGCTAAGGCCTCTGCATGGGCGATGGGCCTGATCGGGATGCCCTCCGAGTTCAAGGTCGTCGGGAGGGGGGCCTTCGTCAACGAGGTCCAAATAGTTAGGGATTGCACGGGTGTGCAGGTCATTGCTACCTTCTCGGGCATATTGATACCGATCCCAAAGGTGGCTTGGTGGAAGAAGGCCGTCTCCATAGCCTCAGTGAGCCTTGCCATATTCGTCGCAAATGTATTCAGGGTGGTATTAGAGCTCTGGCTCCTATACAATGGCATATTGCCTTGGGAGCTTGCTCATGGTCCGCTGGGCCTATTGCTCGGGATCGTATCGGTGGCGTTCCTAGTTCTTCTGGCCCATAGGCTGATGCCCGAGTTCGGGGAATTTTTGGATCTCCTTATCGAGAGGGTCGAGGGGATCCTTATCAAAGGCCGTACGCAAAGACCCGGATAA
- a CDS encoding sodium-translocating pyrophosphatase, with the protein MAYPLLLSSALAGIIAIAYMAYLVWRVLREDEGTLRMKEIAAFIRDGARAYMKKQYGMIAVIASAITIALALLVSPLTGASYAIGAICSSMVGFIGLNLAIRANSRTANAARLSGLGKALDVAFKGGSVLGLGVVGIGLLGVTVLYFLYGGLDPTRLVAAAGEIVGFSFGASTVALFARVGGGIYTKAADIGADLVGKVEKGIPEDDPRNPGVIADNVGDNVGDCAGMGADLFESYVGAIISTMVIGAVIYGKIEWVLLPLVISAVGIISTILASFSVRGDPEKALTRASLIATVVVAILSLFASRQLLGGDWLGPYAAILSGLLAGVVVGETSDYFTSKDKPPAQRVARAAQAGAAINILTGFSMGLLSTFIPIIFIAMAEMMSFLLAGVYGVAISAVGMLSIAGLVVAADAYGPITDNAAGIAEMAGLEEGVRNITDKLDSVGNTMKSISKGFAIGSAALTAIAFFVALTQIPAFSAYAAKGGGLGAILNLLNARTFAGILIGSAMPAVFTALVVLAVSDGAFKLVDEIRRQFREVEGLMEGRANPDYAACVSIATSNALRKLVAPGLMAIIAPIAVGLSLGIEALVGLIAGAIVSGLLLGLFQGNVGNTWDNAKKYIEEGRLGGKGSPAHAAAVIGDTCGDPMKDSSGPAINIFIKLMSVTALVATPALIRILMALP; encoded by the coding sequence ATGGCCTACCCATTGCTGCTATCCTCCGCCTTGGCCGGGATTATCGCGATAGCCTACATGGCGTATCTGGTTTGGAGGGTTTTGAGGGAGGATGAGGGGACGCTCCGGATGAAGGAGATAGCTGCCTTCATTAGGGATGGGGCGAGGGCCTATATGAAGAAGCAATATGGGATGATAGCCGTCATCGCCTCGGCCATAACGATCGCGCTTGCATTGCTCGTTAGCCCGCTCACGGGCGCATCTTACGCCATCGGCGCCATTTGCTCCTCAATGGTGGGCTTCATAGGGCTCAACTTGGCCATAAGGGCCAACTCAAGGACCGCCAACGCGGCGAGGCTGAGTGGCTTGGGGAAGGCCTTGGACGTGGCCTTCAAAGGCGGGAGCGTGCTTGGCTTGGGCGTAGTCGGCATAGGCCTCTTGGGGGTGACCGTGCTCTATTTCCTATACGGCGGCTTGGATCCGACGAGGCTCGTCGCTGCGGCCGGGGAGATTGTGGGGTTCAGCTTCGGCGCGAGCACAGTCGCGCTATTCGCAAGGGTTGGAGGTGGGATATATACAAAGGCGGCAGACATAGGCGCCGATTTGGTCGGGAAGGTCGAGAAGGGCATACCGGAGGATGACCCGAGGAACCCGGGGGTCATAGCGGATAACGTAGGCGATAACGTTGGCGATTGCGCTGGGATGGGCGCTGACCTCTTCGAGTCGTATGTGGGAGCGATAATATCCACAATGGTCATTGGCGCCGTAATTTACGGGAAGATCGAATGGGTCTTGTTGCCCTTAGTAATCTCGGCCGTTGGCATAATATCCACGATCTTAGCCTCATTCTCGGTGAGGGGGGATCCCGAGAAGGCCTTGACGCGGGCATCATTGATCGCCACAGTCGTCGTTGCCATATTATCCCTCTTCGCCTCTAGGCAACTCCTCGGCGGGGATTGGCTGGGGCCATATGCGGCCATATTGAGCGGCCTCTTGGCTGGCGTGGTCGTGGGCGAAACCTCTGATTACTTCACCTCCAAGGATAAGCCGCCGGCGCAAAGGGTCGCGAGGGCCGCCCAAGCAGGCGCCGCAATAAACATCCTAACGGGGTTCTCCATGGGCCTCCTGAGCACCTTCATCCCCATAATCTTCATCGCCATGGCCGAGATGATGTCGTTCTTGCTCGCCGGAGTCTATGGGGTCGCGATCTCGGCCGTCGGGATGCTCTCCATAGCTGGGCTCGTTGTGGCGGCGGATGCCTATGGTCCAATAACGGACAACGCCGCCGGAATAGCGGAGATGGCTGGATTGGAGGAGGGCGTTAGGAATATAACCGATAAGCTGGATTCGGTCGGAAACACAATGAAATCCATCTCCAAGGGCTTCGCGATAGGATCGGCCGCGCTCACCGCGATAGCCTTCTTCGTGGCCCTCACCCAGATCCCCGCCTTCTCCGCATACGCCGCCAAGGGTGGCGGCTTGGGCGCGATACTGAACCTCCTGAACGCTAGGACCTTCGCCGGCATCCTCATCGGCTCCGCGATGCCGGCCGTTTTCACGGCGCTCGTGGTGTTGGCCGTCAGCGATGGGGCCTTCAAGCTCGTGGACGAGATAAGGAGGCAATTCAGGGAGGTGGAGGGCCTTATGGAGGGCAGGGCCAATCCGGATTACGCGGCTTGCGTTTCGATCGCCACATCAAACGCCCTGAGGAAGTTGGTCGCGCCCGGCCTGATGGCCATAATCGCGCCCATAGCGGTCGGCCTATCGCTTGGGATCGAGGCCCTCGTGGGCCTGATAGCCGGGGCCATCGTAAGCGGCCTGCTCTTGGGCCTATTCCAAGGCAACGTTGGGAACACTTGGGATAACGCGAAGAAATACATAGAGGAGGGCAGGTTGGGCGGGAAGGGGAGCCCCGCCCACGCGGCCGCGGTCATCGGGGACACCTGCGGGGATCCGATGAAGGATTCCTCCGGACCTGCGATAAACATATTCATAAAGCTGATGTCCGTCACGGCGCTCGTGGCGACCCCGGCGTTGATAAGGATCCTGATGGCGCTCCCCTAA
- a CDS encoding class I SAM-dependent methyltransferase family protein → MRGKRLLERVAERVLTAEEAKELTKGLDVIGDIAVLRIPEGLRPKRFDIARALLEEEKRIRTVLGQSSPVSGDYRLRGLEWLAGEKRTHTIHKEHGCLFKVDLAKAYFSPRLSHERLRVAELVSESGEVVLNMFAGVGCYSIIIAKRRPKSRVYSVDINPEAVLLHLENIRMNKLRGRVIAGLGDSREIARLLAGRCDRVIMPLPERAIEFLDSAVSALRGRGFINYYCFSHGKGEGAAVDGARARLAERLDSIGCDYEILNAKVVRETGPNWYQIAFDLMAEKRSAQGA, encoded by the coding sequence TTGAGGGGCAAAAGGTTGCTCGAGAGGGTCGCCGAGAGGGTCCTGACGGCGGAGGAGGCGAAGGAGCTAACGAAGGGATTGGACGTGATCGGCGACATAGCCGTCCTCAGGATCCCGGAGGGGCTCCGGCCCAAGAGGTTCGATATAGCTAGGGCGCTCCTAGAGGAGGAGAAGCGGATAAGGACCGTTCTGGGCCAATCGAGTCCCGTTTCGGGCGATTATAGGCTCAGGGGCTTGGAATGGCTGGCCGGGGAGAAGAGGACCCATACGATCCATAAGGAGCATGGATGCCTCTTCAAGGTCGATTTGGCGAAGGCGTATTTCTCGCCGAGGCTTTCCCATGAGCGCCTTAGGGTGGCCGAGCTGGTCTCGGAATCCGGGGAGGTCGTCCTCAATATGTTCGCCGGGGTCGGCTGTTATTCCATAATAATAGCCAAGAGGCGCCCAAAGTCAAGGGTTTACTCGGTCGACATAAACCCCGAGGCGGTCCTGCTCCATTTGGAGAACATAAGGATGAACAAGCTCAGGGGCAGGGTTATCGCGGGGCTGGGAGATTCTAGGGAGATCGCGAGGCTCCTAGCGGGCAGATGCGATAGGGTCATAATGCCGCTCCCGGAGAGGGCCATCGAGTTCTTGGATTCGGCCGTTTCGGCCCTCAGGGGCAGAGGGTTCATAAATTACTATTGCTTCTCCCACGGCAAGGGGGAGGGCGCGGCCGTGGATGGGGCTAGGGCGAGGCTCGCCGAAAGGCTCGATTCGATCGGCTGCGATTACGAAATATTGAACGCAAAGGTGGTAAGGGAAACGGGACCGAATTGGTATCAGATAGCCTTCGATCTAATGGCGGAGAAACGGAGCGCCCAAGGCGCTTAG
- a CDS encoding DNA-directed RNA polymerase subunit P: MEGEKPVLGIRYVCMDCGAEVTSEQLSLTPEIKCPFCGYRVLKKARPPIVKKVKAI, from the coding sequence ATGGAAGGGGAGAAGCCCGTATTAGGGATAAGGTATGTTTGCATGGACTGCGGCGCCGAGGTCACTTCCGAACAGCTATCCCTAACGCCCGAGATCAAATGCCCCTTTTGCGGCTATAGGGTCCTGAAGAAGGCTAGGCCACCGATCGTGAAGAAAGTGAAGGCGATTTGA
- a CDS encoding TATA-box-binding protein — protein sequence MRSAALGEAGNRFTVSIENVVVLANLKRRIDLDRLAGEMPYAEYRPELFPGLVLRLREPKIGALLFSSGKMICTGAKSEVEAKRAALKVVEGLKECGVEINEEPEIKTTNIVASGSVGGRIDLEKTARILPRTIYETEQFPGLIYRMDDPKVVMLLFATGKFVCTGATMESEVYRALSKLREILEEKGLVTYT from the coding sequence TTGAGGTCCGCGGCCTTGGGGGAGGCAGGGAATCGATTCACCGTGAGCATAGAGAACGTCGTTGTCCTAGCGAACCTTAAGAGGAGGATAGACCTGGATCGGCTGGCCGGGGAGATGCCCTACGCCGAGTATAGGCCGGAGCTCTTCCCGGGCTTGGTCCTTAGGCTCAGAGAGCCCAAGATAGGCGCGCTCCTCTTCAGCTCGGGGAAGATGATATGCACCGGCGCGAAATCTGAGGTGGAGGCCAAGAGGGCGGCGTTGAAGGTCGTGGAGGGGCTTAAGGAATGCGGCGTCGAGATAAACGAGGAGCCGGAGATCAAAACGACCAACATAGTGGCCTCGGGTAGCGTTGGCGGGAGGATAGATCTCGAGAAGACCGCCCGCATCCTTCCGAGGACCATCTACGAAACGGAGCAGTTCCCCGGACTCATATATAGGATGGATGATCCAAAGGTGGTTATGCTACTTTTCGCGACGGGAAAGTTCGTTTGCACGGGGGCCACGATGGAATCGGAGGTCTACAGGGCCCTATCCAAGCTTAGGGAGATCTTGGAGGAGAAGGGGCTCGTGACCTATACTTGA
- a CDS encoding ABC transporter ATP-binding protein, whose product MLEVKNLHVYYESALALHDISIKVNEGELVSVVGSNGAGKSTLLKTIVGLVKPRSGEIRLREERIDALNTPEIISKGISLIPEGRRLFPNMTVLENLEMGAYTKEAWEKRRETLDWIFDLFPILKERQKQLAGTLSGGEQQMLAIARGLMSRPKLLMFDEPSLGLAPKLVAKVFEIIKDLNDQGLTILLVEQNVLHSLRLCDRGYVLENGRITLSGRGDELLENAHVKEAYLGI is encoded by the coding sequence TTGCTTGAAGTGAAAAATCTTCACGTATATTATGAGTCGGCATTAGCACTACACGACATATCCATCAAGGTCAATGAAGGAGAGCTTGTATCTGTAGTCGGGTCCAACGGCGCGGGGAAGAGCACATTGCTGAAAACTATAGTTGGCTTGGTAAAGCCGAGGAGCGGGGAGATCCGACTTCGCGAAGAGAGGATAGATGCCCTCAACACCCCCGAGATAATAAGCAAGGGCATAAGCTTGATCCCGGAGGGGAGGAGGCTCTTCCCCAACATGACCGTTTTGGAGAATTTGGAGATGGGGGCGTATACGAAGGAGGCTTGGGAGAAGCGTAGGGAAACTTTGGATTGGATCTTCGATCTCTTCCCCATCCTCAAGGAGCGGCAGAAACAGCTTGCCGGGACCTTGAGCGGCGGGGAACAGCAGATGTTGGCTATAGCTAGGGGCCTGATGTCCCGGCCGAAGCTCCTGATGTTCGACGAGCCGTCCCTCGGGCTCGCGCCGAAGCTCGTCGCGAAGGTCTTCGAGATCATCAAGGATTTGAATGATCAGGGCTTGACGATCCTATTGGTCGAACAGAATGTCCTGCATTCGCTGAGGCTTTGCGATAGGGGATACGTCCTCGAGAACGGAAGGATAACGCTATCGGGACGGGGCGATGAGTTGCTGGAGAACGCACATGTGAAGGAGGCTTACTTGGGGATCTAG
- a CDS encoding ABC transporter ATP-binding protein, with translation MLLELKDVTKSFGGLVAVKELSFGVEEGEILGLIGPNGAGKTTTFNIINGFYPPDRGRVIFDGRDITGKKPSDICKAGIGRTFQIMKPLKRLTVLDNVIPAAFLRTNGLEEAKRKAMDVLKLTGLIGRADSLASELTHVDLKRLELSRALATEPKLLLLDEVASGLNPKEVSEAVDLIKRIRKELGITIIWIEHVMKAIMPASDRIIVLHHGEKISEGVPEQVASDRNVIEAYLGESRIA, from the coding sequence ATGCTCCTAGAGCTTAAGGATGTTACAAAGAGCTTCGGAGGCCTAGTCGCCGTTAAGGAATTGAGCTTTGGAGTCGAAGAGGGCGAGATCCTAGGCCTCATAGGCCCCAACGGTGCGGGGAAGACGACCACATTCAACATCATAAATGGATTTTATCCGCCGGATCGCGGGCGGGTCATCTTCGATGGTCGAGACATCACGGGAAAGAAGCCCAGCGATATCTGCAAGGCCGGGATCGGGCGCACCTTCCAAATAATGAAGCCATTGAAGCGCTTGACCGTATTGGATAACGTGATACCAGCGGCTTTCCTGAGGACGAATGGATTGGAAGAAGCCAAAAGAAAGGCCATGGACGTCTTGAAGTTAACAGGCCTTATCGGAAGGGCCGATTCCCTAGCGTCCGAGCTGACGCATGTGGATTTGAAACGCTTGGAGCTCTCGAGGGCCCTAGCTACTGAGCCAAAGCTACTCTTGCTGGACGAGGTGGCCTCGGGCCTCAATCCGAAGGAGGTATCAGAAGCCGTGGATTTGATAAAGAGGATAAGAAAGGAGCTGGGGATCACGATAATTTGGATCGAACATGTCATGAAAGCGATCATGCCAGCATCGGATAGAATAATAGTTCTGCACCATGGGGAGAAGATCTCCGAAGGAGTTCCAGAGCAAGTGGCTAGCGATAGAAATGTAATAGAAGCCTATCTGGGTGAGAGCAGGATTGCTTGA
- a CDS encoding branched-chain amino acid ABC transporter permease — MSFALIVRRYFYLLVLVALLLFPLVIQDAFLIHIVTMIFFYAFLASAWNLVGGYCGQFSLGHATFFGLGAYTSMLLLLYHSVPLWIGMLVGGLISAACAILIGLPCFRLRGPYFTLSSIGIAESLRLIFLKYRDFTGGAVGLEIPRFGSNPMIGPYPLPHKFMGDPILYFQFDSKLPYYYLAFGIMLLMLLVTSRVAKSKLGYYFLSIKEDQDAAESMGIPTTKYKLISLLISAFFTAWGGAYYAMYFRYIDPEFVFALNLSVEIALVAIIGGLGTVLGPLLGATLLVPASEEMRAWLGGTYAGAHLMIYGLVLMIAVLIVPEGIWPRLRKLIGIRGW, encoded by the coding sequence ATGAGCTTTGCATTAATAGTTAGAAGGTACTTCTACTTATTGGTGCTGGTCGCGCTCCTGCTCTTCCCATTGGTAATTCAGGATGCCTTTTTGATACATATCGTCACCATGATATTCTTTTATGCGTTTTTGGCCAGCGCATGGAACCTAGTAGGCGGATATTGTGGGCAATTTTCCTTGGGACATGCGACCTTCTTCGGCCTTGGGGCCTATACATCGATGTTGCTATTGTTATATCACTCAGTCCCGCTTTGGATTGGGATGCTGGTTGGTGGGTTGATTTCCGCAGCATGCGCTATCCTCATAGGCCTTCCCTGCTTTAGGCTGAGAGGTCCCTATTTCACGCTTTCATCCATAGGGATAGCCGAATCCTTAAGGCTCATATTCCTCAAGTATAGGGATTTCACGGGCGGGGCCGTTGGGTTGGAGATTCCCCGCTTCGGATCAAATCCGATGATAGGCCCATATCCATTGCCCCATAAATTCATGGGAGATCCCATCCTCTACTTCCAATTCGATAGCAAGCTTCCCTACTATTACTTAGCGTTCGGCATAATGCTTCTCATGCTCCTCGTAACCAGTAGGGTTGCGAAATCGAAGCTCGGCTATTATTTCCTCTCGATTAAGGAGGACCAAGATGCCGCGGAATCCATGGGGATTCCAACTACGAAATATAAGCTCATCTCCTTATTAATAAGCGCCTTCTTTACAGCATGGGGAGGGGCCTATTACGCAATGTATTTCCGGTATATAGATCCTGAATTCGTCTTCGCGTTGAACCTATCGGTCGAAATAGCGCTGGTGGCCATAATTGGCGGCTTGGGAACGGTTTTAGGTCCACTGCTTGGAGCTACCCTACTGGTCCCGGCCTCGGAGGAAATGCGGGCCTGGTTGGGCGGGACTTATGCCGGGGCGCATCTGATGATTTATGGCCTAGTACTGATGATCGCCGTCCTTATAGTTCCGGAGGGAATTTGGCCCCGCTTGAGGAAGTTGATTGGGATCAGGGGGTGGTGA
- a CDS encoding branched-chain amino acid ABC transporter permease, whose product MVIGGFYSLMSIGLSLIFGVTKMVNFAHGEFMMLGMYLTYWIWHFTGADPYLLLLISMPTLFLFGALIYKVLINRVIGGIDEQQIFLTVGLSIFLQNIALLSWTGTYRTVTTAYSMAILSAGPVTISVPRFLAFVCSVILAVAITLFLKFTKTGKAMRATAEDIEAAMLMGIKPRRMFLLSFAIGSALVGGAGTFLVSFYYTWPTIGAIFTLLCFVTVVLGGLGSIVGCLIAGPIIGVVEGLGSLALGAEMKLVVVYAVFVLTLLFKPKGLMGRRML is encoded by the coding sequence GTGGTGATAGGAGGCTTTTATTCCCTGATGAGCATAGGCCTTTCCTTAATCTTCGGGGTAACCAAAATGGTCAATTTCGCTCATGGGGAATTCATGATGCTCGGAATGTACTTAACTTATTGGATCTGGCATTTCACTGGCGCGGATCCCTACTTGCTTTTGCTCATCAGCATGCCAACTCTATTCCTCTTCGGGGCGCTGATCTATAAGGTATTGATTAACAGGGTGATCGGCGGGATAGACGAACAACAAATATTCTTAACGGTTGGCCTGTCGATCTTCCTCCAAAACATAGCGTTATTATCTTGGACGGGGACCTACAGGACGGTAACTACAGCATACTCCATGGCAATCCTATCCGCTGGGCCCGTGACGATCAGCGTCCCTCGCTTCTTAGCTTTCGTATGTTCAGTAATTCTTGCCGTAGCCATTACGCTCTTCCTGAAATTCACAAAGACCGGCAAAGCCATGCGCGCAACCGCCGAAGATATTGAGGCGGCCATGCTCATGGGAATAAAGCCACGAAGGATGTTCTTGCTTTCCTTCGCGATAGGATCGGCGCTCGTCGGAGGGGCCGGCACGTTCTTGGTGTCCTTTTACTACACTTGGCCAACTATAGGGGCAATATTCACGCTATTGTGCTTCGTCACGGTCGTGCTTGGGGGATTGGGGAGCATCGTTGGCTGCCTGATCGCGGGCCCCATAATAGGGGTGGTGGAAGGCCTCGGGTCTCTGGCTCTGGGGGCCGAGATGAAGCTGGTCGTGGTATATGCTGTGTTCGTGCTCACTTTGCTGTTTAAACCCAAAGGTTTGATGGGAAGGAGGATGTTATAG